In a single window of the Drosophila albomicans strain 15112-1751.03 chromosome 3, ASM965048v2, whole genome shotgun sequence genome:
- the LOC117566789 gene encoding phospholipid-transporting ATPase ABCA1 isoform X1, whose protein sequence is MSSSYFLHSTQLSSSTKLWLLIRKNKSLHCANPINTIFIILTPVVIFLLSQVEHIVNAKSDEKVPETRYPHLELNQPNVTSIMYSPLNHVVEQIVKDTAASFGSPKLKSYLYASEMDKALTVEDAYVGIEFEDHLRDIMELPSKVKVAIRYPLHLRTNQRGRWPHRLFKRIMENPDKDAYHTEGFLWIQLKLSEAIIRSVNKSVLMPQIHIQPFPDAGRTVFPDLPRKFRKFVISFVLIYMFPSLIICQMIVSEKQDFMRDMMYIMGLPIGLNWLSWFIVSYIMLMIPTVFVVIMIMVFLCPYSSSIVVLFIFMVYIFALISLTFMVSSFFNNSFLAMIAMCIVHVISFMPFFVVNGRDTGTINSLIVAFHLNSAMPMILIQIFAYEMKSWGIQWSNLFLCSHPDDRLSSGHILVPMILLSILFILICLYVDQIKPAGLRPGKQFNFPFTRKFWCSSPPTINFTESDEEAAIDAGNRNENVLAFENATSENEVIINSQRLSKSFGDEKVVRNFTLKFYENEITVLLGDTGAGKTTIFMMLVGLYAPTSGRVLINGEDMVEAPRLARKSISLCPQKNIFFEELSSFWHITFYSQLKGMSHYHAEQEAEAYLLKMNLKDKAKMKVKHLSAAMRRKLSLCCALCAGTKVVLCDEPSAFLDPAACRDVFDLLRREKDGRCIILNTHSFTPAAVLGDRIGIISDGEIIGYGTSDFLIDNLGPGYRVVCAQLTDCDVNKVTKLLQRFIPEARVEKFDEYEITYRLPIARVHRFPNLFRALERKLGDLKLSTFTVSAPTMEETILKINANKNGRWRSVVSDAKWVHGANDIQESNKRKRLENKWRAMLLKKLLYSRQHLITLTCIILLPIFVAAANISVDIMDADEQPKEIPSFTNFDSYVDPTVVKHVEGRSIGLGYGEELEDNTRRICEQYDDEVMAAGATLHIIQGGVQNYLVDNLDVAAETYKRVYVAAATFREGSITAWFNRRLLHGIPITVSILYKAIGNSMANTDIEIINKPRNDTDEVFLINIDMNDKKNTSLLMFFLCISLALFIRQPIQERALQMKQQQHIAGITVYTYWLSHLIYDYLILQLLSVAVIFSLYMKSHESLCWLWIILMAFDFAALSFTYLLSFAFREPHVAMTVNILFNVLIVIVAIITVGKHLTIMHYILLLLPFYAMYSASIAAISNGHGLTACEAMELGSVCTENCSLIEHEPMNVWTELIYMLASGIFYFILVLLYSKLRALKYFIKYNRANCESNFADEDVKIMSQEVQYIINDDDLLKECSLVCDRIKKKISHLLPVECISFRIMPYECFGLMGLSGAGKTCIFDMVIGSRNLSQGNIYIKGLSMKNQRHKCFSHIGFCPQSNSIFPYMTGREMLTFACLIRGMQRKLIPDFIVNLADGFLLTKYLDQQTMYYSNGNQRKLAIAIASLSPTLICLDCPFTGVDVNTKHEISSVLSQLRSNGKSLFITSDSIAECEVLCTYLAIMAHGNLCCIGNAPYLKTRFNRGISIKIQVATKDEMDEINNDFDELYINFSRATTTSLSPMASASSSNRNGSVITAKADEEEEESSLDKGVQVKMKKKPRIKQKPSAKRNTPASEEDIFIEKQTERGTIIVKRKKTSAISATEKTIKHAGSSLLNIYIATDDRNEYSKIIKTVERRFRINFPNSYVTERFIIRGLVTVIIPEDPENDLLWSEIFQFVEDNRTDLQIKHYSISETTLEDIFLNFARN, encoded by the exons ATGTCATCGTCGTATTTTCTACATTCAACCCAGCTGAGTAGCAGCACGAAGCTGTGGTTATTGATCCGCAAGAATAAATCATTGCATTGCGCCAATCCCATTAATACCATATTCATCATATTGACACCAGTAGTCATTTTCCTTCTCTCTCAAGTTGAGCATATTGTGAATGCGAAAAGCGACGAAAAAGTGCCTGAAACGAGATATCCACATTTGGAATTGAATCAACCAAACgttac TTCAATTATGTATTCACCTCTCAATCATGTGGTTGAGCAAATCGTTAAAGATACGGCAGCTAGTTTTGGATCACCAAAATTGAAGTCGTATCTGTATGCGTCCGAAATGGATAAAGCTTTGACCGTGGAAGATGCCTATGTGGGCATTGAATTCGAAGATCATCTTAGGGATATAATGGAGTTGCCGTCGAAAGTCAAAGTTGCCATACGCTATCCGCTTCATTTACGAACAAATCAAAGGGGACGATGGCCACATCGATTATTTAAGCGTATAATGGAAAACCCGGATAAGGATGCCTATCACACCGAGGGTTTTCTGTGGATACAATTGAAGCTATCGGAGGCTATAATAAGATCGGTAAATAAAAGCGTTCTCATGCCGCAAATTCATATTCAGCCCTTTCCTGATGCTGGACGGACCGTCTTTCCTGATTTGCCAAGGAAATTTCGGAAATTCGTAATATCCTTTgttcttatatatatgtttCCCTCGCTGATCATCTGCCAG ATGATTGTGTCGGAGAAACAAGATTTTATGAGGGACATGATGTACATCATGGGATTACCAATTGGCTTAAATTGGCTGTCATGGTTTATTGTCAGCTACATTATGTTGATGATACCAACTGTGTTCGTTGTGATTATGattatggtatttttatgtCCCTACAGCAGTTCTATCGTAgtgcttttcatatttatggTTTACATATTTGCCCTAATCTCCCTGACTTTCATGGTCAGTTCGTTCTTTAATAATTCGTTTTTGGCCATGATTGCCATGTGCATTGTGCACGTCATTAGCTTTATGCCCTTCTTCGTTGTAAATGGCAGAGATACTGGTACTATCAACTCGCTGATCGTCGCCTTCCATTTGAATAGCGCCATGCCAATGATATTGATCCAAATATTCGCCTATGAGATGAAAAGCTGGGGTATTCAATGGTCGAACCTATTTCTTTGCAGTCATCCCGACGATCGTTTGAGCTCCGGTCATATATTGGTGCCAATGATTCTCCTCTCCATTCTCTTTATACtgatatgtttgtatgtggaCCAAATAAAGCCAGCGGGATTGCGTCCaggcaaacaatttaattttcccTTCACTCGCAAATTCTGGTGCTCCTCACCTCCAACAATCAACTTTACGGAGTCTGATGAAGAGGCGGCGATCGATGCAGGTAACCGGAATGAAAATGTTCTAGCGTTTGAGAATGCAACTTCAGAAAATGAGGTAATCATCAATAGTCAGAGGCTCAGCAAATCGTTTGGCGACGAGAAGGTTGTGCGTAATTTCACGCTTAAGTTCTACGAAAATGAGATAACAGTGCTCCTTGGCGACACTGGTGCCGGCAAGACAACAATCTTCATGATGCTGGTTGGCCTCTATGCACCCACCTCAGGACGAGTGCTGATCAATGGCGAGGATATGGTCGAGGCACCGCGACTAGCTCGCAAAAGTATCTCACTGTGTccgcaaaaaaatattttctttgagGAGCTCAGCTCATTCTGGCACATCACCTTTTACAGCCAACTAAAGGGCATGTCCCACTATCATGCTGAACAGGAGGCGGAGGCCTATCTACTCAAAATGAATCTCAAAGATAAGGCAAAGATGAAGGTAAAACATCTGTCTGCGGCCATGAGACGCAAACTCTCATTGTGCTGTGCCCTCTGTGCTGGCACCAAG GTGGTGCTTTGTGATGAGCCAAGTGCATTTCTTGATCCAGCAGCTTGTCGAGACGTTTTCGATCTGTTGCGGCGGGAAAAGGATGGACGTTGCATTATATTGAATACACATAGTTTTACCCCTGCCGCTGTGCTAGGCGATCGCATTGGCATCATTTCCGATGGTGAGATCATCGGTTATGGCACATCAGATTTCCTAATTGACAACTTGGGACCTGGTTATCGTGTG GTATGCGCGCAGCTGACAGATTGTGATGTGAACAAGGTTACCAAGCTGCTCCAGCGCTTTATTCCAGAGGCTCGAGTCGAGAAATTTGACGAGTATGAAATTACGTATCGTCTGCCCATTGCGAGGGTTCACAGATTCCCGAATCTTTTTCGCGCCTTGGAGAGAAAACTGGGCGATTTAAAGTTGTCCACTTTTACAGTCAGTGCACCAACTATGGAGGAAACCATCTTAAAGATTAACGCCAATAAAAACGGACGATGGCGTTCTGTGGTTTCGGATG CCAAATGGGTACACGGTGCCAACGATATACAAGAGTCTAATAAAAGAAAGCGATTGGAGAACAAATGGCGGGCGATGCTCTTGAAAAAGCTGCTATATTCACGTCAGCATCTCATCACGCTCACATGCATCATTTTGCTGCCCATTTTTGTGGCTGCGGCGAATATATCGGTGGACATTATGGACGCAGATGAGCAGCCAAAGGAAATACCGTCGTTCACAAACTTTGACTCTTACGTTGATCCGACTGTAGTAAAGCACGTTGAAGGGCGCAGCATTGGATTGGGATATGGCGAGGAACTTGAAGATAATACCAGGAGAATCTGCGAGCAATATGATGATGAGGTCATGGCAGCAGGCGCCACGCTACACATCATACAGGGTGGTGTACAAAACTATTTGGTGGACAATTTGGATGTCGCAGCTGAGACCTACAAGCGTGTTTATGTGGCAGCAGCCACATTTCGTGAGGGTTCCATTACGGCCTGGTTTAATCGGCGTCTATTACATGGCATTCCAATTACCGTCAGCATACTGTATAAGGCTATTGGCAACTCTATGGCAAATACTGATATTGAGATCATTAATAAGCCACGGAATGATACTGATGAAGTATTTCTCATTAATATCGATATGAACGATAAGAAAAATACATCCCTACTTATGTTCTTTCTCTGCATATCCTTGGCCCTATTTATAAGACAGCCCATTCAGGAAAGAGCCTTacaaatgaaacaacaacagcatatTGCCGGCATTACTGTCTATACCTATTGGCTATCACATTTGatatatgattatttaatattgcaaCTATTATCAGTTGCGGTGATATTCTCATTATATATGAAATCCCATGAGAGTCTGTGTTGGTTGTGGATTATTCTAATGGCCTTTGATTTTGCAGCACTTTCATTCACATATCTCTTATCCTTCGCATTTCGAGAACCGCACGTTGCCATGACcgttaatattttattcaacgTTTTAATCG TCATTGTTGCAATTATCACTGTTGGCAAGCATTTAACGATTATGCATTATATATTGCTCCTTTTGCCGTTCTATGCCATGTACTCGGCTTCGATAGCTGCAATAAGCAATGGTCATGGACTGACTGCATGCGAAGCGATGGAGCTGGGATCTGTTTGTACTGAGAATTGTAGCTTGATAG AACATGAACCGATGAATGTCTGGACAGAACTTATTTACATGCTAGCTAGTGGGATATTCTATTTTATCTTGGTCTTGTTGTATAGCAAACTGCGTGCTTTGAAATACTTCATCAA ATACAATCGTGCGAATTGTGAAAGTAATTTTGCCGACGAAGATGTGAAGATTATGAGTCAAGAGGTCCAATATATTATCAATGATGACGATCTGCTCAAGGAATGCAGTCTAGTCTGCGATAggattaaaaagaaaattagtCACTTGCTGCCAGTCGAATGTATATCATTCAGAATCATGCC TTATGAATGCTTTGGCTTGATGGGACTCAGTGGTGCCGGCAAAACATGCATATTTGATATGGTCATTGGCAGTCGGAATCTATCTCAGGGCAATATCTACATTAAGGGATTGAGCATGAAGAATCAGAGGCACAAATGCTTTAGCCACATCGGCTTCTGTCCGCAAAGTAATTCGATATTCCCGTATATGACGGGTCGAGAAATGTTGACGTTCGCCTGCCTCATAAGGGGCATGCAGAGGAAATTAATACCTGACTTTATTGTGAATCTGGCTGATGGTTTTCTGTTAACCAAGTATCTCGATCAACAGACCATGTATTATAGCAATGGCAACCAAAGGAAGCTGGCCATTGCAATTGCATCACTATCGCCAACATTGATCTGCCTGGATTGTCCTTTTACGGGTGTGGATGTGAATACCAAGCACGAGATCTCTTCAGTGCTCAGCCAGTTGCGGTCCAACGGGAAATCCCTGTTCATCACCTCGGACAGCATTGCCGAGTGTGAAGTCCTTTGCACTTACCTTGCCATTATGGCCCATGGCAATCTCTGTTGTATCGGTAACGCGCCCTATTTAAAGACCCGCTTCAATAGGggtatttcaattaaaattcaggTTGCAACAAAAGATGAAATGGACGaaattaataatgatttcgatgaattatacataaatttctcaagagcaacaacaacaagtttaAGCCCCATGGCATCCGCGTCCTCATCTAACAGAA ATGGGAGCGTAATCACAGCAAAAGCAGatgaggaagaagaagaatcgTCATTGGATAAAGGTGTGCAAgtgaaaatgaagaaaaaacccagaataaagcaaaaaccaTCAGCTAAAAGAAATACGCCAGCATCAGAAGaagatatttttatagaaaagcAAACAGAAAGGGGAACAATAATAGTGAAGAGGAAAAAAACTTCGGCAATATCCGCAAcggaaaaaacaataaaacatgCGGGAAGTAGTCTTCTCAATATTTATATCGCAACGGATGACAGAAATgaatatagtaaaataataaagactGTGGAAAGAAGGTTTAGGATTAATTTTCCCAACAGTTATGTCAC AGAAAGATTCATCATTCGAGGCTTGGTAACTGTCATAATACCAGAGGATCCAGAAAATGATTTGCTGTGGTCCGAAATTTTTCAATTCGTGGAAGATAATCGAACCGATTTACAGATAAAACATTACTCAATAAGTGAGACAACACTCGAGGATATATTCCTCAACTTTGCACGCAATTGA
- the LOC117566789 gene encoding phospholipid-transporting ATPase ABCA1 isoform X2 gives MYSPLNHVVEQIVKDTAASFGSPKLKSYLYASEMDKALTVEDAYVGIEFEDHLRDIMELPSKVKVAIRYPLHLRTNQRGRWPHRLFKRIMENPDKDAYHTEGFLWIQLKLSEAIIRSVNKSVLMPQIHIQPFPDAGRTVFPDLPRKFRKFVISFVLIYMFPSLIICQMIVSEKQDFMRDMMYIMGLPIGLNWLSWFIVSYIMLMIPTVFVVIMIMVFLCPYSSSIVVLFIFMVYIFALISLTFMVSSFFNNSFLAMIAMCIVHVISFMPFFVVNGRDTGTINSLIVAFHLNSAMPMILIQIFAYEMKSWGIQWSNLFLCSHPDDRLSSGHILVPMILLSILFILICLYVDQIKPAGLRPGKQFNFPFTRKFWCSSPPTINFTESDEEAAIDAGNRNENVLAFENATSENEVIINSQRLSKSFGDEKVVRNFTLKFYENEITVLLGDTGAGKTTIFMMLVGLYAPTSGRVLINGEDMVEAPRLARKSISLCPQKNIFFEELSSFWHITFYSQLKGMSHYHAEQEAEAYLLKMNLKDKAKMKVKHLSAAMRRKLSLCCALCAGTKVVLCDEPSAFLDPAACRDVFDLLRREKDGRCIILNTHSFTPAAVLGDRIGIISDGEIIGYGTSDFLIDNLGPGYRVVCAQLTDCDVNKVTKLLQRFIPEARVEKFDEYEITYRLPIARVHRFPNLFRALERKLGDLKLSTFTVSAPTMEETILKINANKNGRWRSVVSDAKWVHGANDIQESNKRKRLENKWRAMLLKKLLYSRQHLITLTCIILLPIFVAAANISVDIMDADEQPKEIPSFTNFDSYVDPTVVKHVEGRSIGLGYGEELEDNTRRICEQYDDEVMAAGATLHIIQGGVQNYLVDNLDVAAETYKRVYVAAATFREGSITAWFNRRLLHGIPITVSILYKAIGNSMANTDIEIINKPRNDTDEVFLINIDMNDKKNTSLLMFFLCISLALFIRQPIQERALQMKQQQHIAGITVYTYWLSHLIYDYLILQLLSVAVIFSLYMKSHESLCWLWIILMAFDFAALSFTYLLSFAFREPHVAMTVNILFNVLIVIVAIITVGKHLTIMHYILLLLPFYAMYSASIAAISNGHGLTACEAMELGSVCTENCSLIEHEPMNVWTELIYMLASGIFYFILVLLYSKLRALKYFIKYNRANCESNFADEDVKIMSQEVQYIINDDDLLKECSLVCDRIKKKISHLLPVECISFRIMPYECFGLMGLSGAGKTCIFDMVIGSRNLSQGNIYIKGLSMKNQRHKCFSHIGFCPQSNSIFPYMTGREMLTFACLIRGMQRKLIPDFIVNLADGFLLTKYLDQQTMYYSNGNQRKLAIAIASLSPTLICLDCPFTGVDVNTKHEISSVLSQLRSNGKSLFITSDSIAECEVLCTYLAIMAHGNLCCIGNAPYLKTRFNRGISIKIQVATKDEMDEINNDFDELYINFSRATTTSLSPMASASSSNRNGSVITAKADEEEEESSLDKGVQVKMKKKPRIKQKPSAKRNTPASEEDIFIEKQTERGTIIVKRKKTSAISATEKTIKHAGSSLLNIYIATDDRNEYSKIIKTVERRFRINFPNSYVTERFIIRGLVTVIIPEDPENDLLWSEIFQFVEDNRTDLQIKHYSISETTLEDIFLNFARN, from the exons ATGTATTCACCTCTCAATCATGTGGTTGAGCAAATCGTTAAAGATACGGCAGCTAGTTTTGGATCACCAAAATTGAAGTCGTATCTGTATGCGTCCGAAATGGATAAAGCTTTGACCGTGGAAGATGCCTATGTGGGCATTGAATTCGAAGATCATCTTAGGGATATAATGGAGTTGCCGTCGAAAGTCAAAGTTGCCATACGCTATCCGCTTCATTTACGAACAAATCAAAGGGGACGATGGCCACATCGATTATTTAAGCGTATAATGGAAAACCCGGATAAGGATGCCTATCACACCGAGGGTTTTCTGTGGATACAATTGAAGCTATCGGAGGCTATAATAAGATCGGTAAATAAAAGCGTTCTCATGCCGCAAATTCATATTCAGCCCTTTCCTGATGCTGGACGGACCGTCTTTCCTGATTTGCCAAGGAAATTTCGGAAATTCGTAATATCCTTTgttcttatatatatgtttCCCTCGCTGATCATCTGCCAG ATGATTGTGTCGGAGAAACAAGATTTTATGAGGGACATGATGTACATCATGGGATTACCAATTGGCTTAAATTGGCTGTCATGGTTTATTGTCAGCTACATTATGTTGATGATACCAACTGTGTTCGTTGTGATTATGattatggtatttttatgtCCCTACAGCAGTTCTATCGTAgtgcttttcatatttatggTTTACATATTTGCCCTAATCTCCCTGACTTTCATGGTCAGTTCGTTCTTTAATAATTCGTTTTTGGCCATGATTGCCATGTGCATTGTGCACGTCATTAGCTTTATGCCCTTCTTCGTTGTAAATGGCAGAGATACTGGTACTATCAACTCGCTGATCGTCGCCTTCCATTTGAATAGCGCCATGCCAATGATATTGATCCAAATATTCGCCTATGAGATGAAAAGCTGGGGTATTCAATGGTCGAACCTATTTCTTTGCAGTCATCCCGACGATCGTTTGAGCTCCGGTCATATATTGGTGCCAATGATTCTCCTCTCCATTCTCTTTATACtgatatgtttgtatgtggaCCAAATAAAGCCAGCGGGATTGCGTCCaggcaaacaatttaattttcccTTCACTCGCAAATTCTGGTGCTCCTCACCTCCAACAATCAACTTTACGGAGTCTGATGAAGAGGCGGCGATCGATGCAGGTAACCGGAATGAAAATGTTCTAGCGTTTGAGAATGCAACTTCAGAAAATGAGGTAATCATCAATAGTCAGAGGCTCAGCAAATCGTTTGGCGACGAGAAGGTTGTGCGTAATTTCACGCTTAAGTTCTACGAAAATGAGATAACAGTGCTCCTTGGCGACACTGGTGCCGGCAAGACAACAATCTTCATGATGCTGGTTGGCCTCTATGCACCCACCTCAGGACGAGTGCTGATCAATGGCGAGGATATGGTCGAGGCACCGCGACTAGCTCGCAAAAGTATCTCACTGTGTccgcaaaaaaatattttctttgagGAGCTCAGCTCATTCTGGCACATCACCTTTTACAGCCAACTAAAGGGCATGTCCCACTATCATGCTGAACAGGAGGCGGAGGCCTATCTACTCAAAATGAATCTCAAAGATAAGGCAAAGATGAAGGTAAAACATCTGTCTGCGGCCATGAGACGCAAACTCTCATTGTGCTGTGCCCTCTGTGCTGGCACCAAG GTGGTGCTTTGTGATGAGCCAAGTGCATTTCTTGATCCAGCAGCTTGTCGAGACGTTTTCGATCTGTTGCGGCGGGAAAAGGATGGACGTTGCATTATATTGAATACACATAGTTTTACCCCTGCCGCTGTGCTAGGCGATCGCATTGGCATCATTTCCGATGGTGAGATCATCGGTTATGGCACATCAGATTTCCTAATTGACAACTTGGGACCTGGTTATCGTGTG GTATGCGCGCAGCTGACAGATTGTGATGTGAACAAGGTTACCAAGCTGCTCCAGCGCTTTATTCCAGAGGCTCGAGTCGAGAAATTTGACGAGTATGAAATTACGTATCGTCTGCCCATTGCGAGGGTTCACAGATTCCCGAATCTTTTTCGCGCCTTGGAGAGAAAACTGGGCGATTTAAAGTTGTCCACTTTTACAGTCAGTGCACCAACTATGGAGGAAACCATCTTAAAGATTAACGCCAATAAAAACGGACGATGGCGTTCTGTGGTTTCGGATG CCAAATGGGTACACGGTGCCAACGATATACAAGAGTCTAATAAAAGAAAGCGATTGGAGAACAAATGGCGGGCGATGCTCTTGAAAAAGCTGCTATATTCACGTCAGCATCTCATCACGCTCACATGCATCATTTTGCTGCCCATTTTTGTGGCTGCGGCGAATATATCGGTGGACATTATGGACGCAGATGAGCAGCCAAAGGAAATACCGTCGTTCACAAACTTTGACTCTTACGTTGATCCGACTGTAGTAAAGCACGTTGAAGGGCGCAGCATTGGATTGGGATATGGCGAGGAACTTGAAGATAATACCAGGAGAATCTGCGAGCAATATGATGATGAGGTCATGGCAGCAGGCGCCACGCTACACATCATACAGGGTGGTGTACAAAACTATTTGGTGGACAATTTGGATGTCGCAGCTGAGACCTACAAGCGTGTTTATGTGGCAGCAGCCACATTTCGTGAGGGTTCCATTACGGCCTGGTTTAATCGGCGTCTATTACATGGCATTCCAATTACCGTCAGCATACTGTATAAGGCTATTGGCAACTCTATGGCAAATACTGATATTGAGATCATTAATAAGCCACGGAATGATACTGATGAAGTATTTCTCATTAATATCGATATGAACGATAAGAAAAATACATCCCTACTTATGTTCTTTCTCTGCATATCCTTGGCCCTATTTATAAGACAGCCCATTCAGGAAAGAGCCTTacaaatgaaacaacaacagcatatTGCCGGCATTACTGTCTATACCTATTGGCTATCACATTTGatatatgattatttaatattgcaaCTATTATCAGTTGCGGTGATATTCTCATTATATATGAAATCCCATGAGAGTCTGTGTTGGTTGTGGATTATTCTAATGGCCTTTGATTTTGCAGCACTTTCATTCACATATCTCTTATCCTTCGCATTTCGAGAACCGCACGTTGCCATGACcgttaatattttattcaacgTTTTAATCG TCATTGTTGCAATTATCACTGTTGGCAAGCATTTAACGATTATGCATTATATATTGCTCCTTTTGCCGTTCTATGCCATGTACTCGGCTTCGATAGCTGCAATAAGCAATGGTCATGGACTGACTGCATGCGAAGCGATGGAGCTGGGATCTGTTTGTACTGAGAATTGTAGCTTGATAG AACATGAACCGATGAATGTCTGGACAGAACTTATTTACATGCTAGCTAGTGGGATATTCTATTTTATCTTGGTCTTGTTGTATAGCAAACTGCGTGCTTTGAAATACTTCATCAA ATACAATCGTGCGAATTGTGAAAGTAATTTTGCCGACGAAGATGTGAAGATTATGAGTCAAGAGGTCCAATATATTATCAATGATGACGATCTGCTCAAGGAATGCAGTCTAGTCTGCGATAggattaaaaagaaaattagtCACTTGCTGCCAGTCGAATGTATATCATTCAGAATCATGCC TTATGAATGCTTTGGCTTGATGGGACTCAGTGGTGCCGGCAAAACATGCATATTTGATATGGTCATTGGCAGTCGGAATCTATCTCAGGGCAATATCTACATTAAGGGATTGAGCATGAAGAATCAGAGGCACAAATGCTTTAGCCACATCGGCTTCTGTCCGCAAAGTAATTCGATATTCCCGTATATGACGGGTCGAGAAATGTTGACGTTCGCCTGCCTCATAAGGGGCATGCAGAGGAAATTAATACCTGACTTTATTGTGAATCTGGCTGATGGTTTTCTGTTAACCAAGTATCTCGATCAACAGACCATGTATTATAGCAATGGCAACCAAAGGAAGCTGGCCATTGCAATTGCATCACTATCGCCAACATTGATCTGCCTGGATTGTCCTTTTACGGGTGTGGATGTGAATACCAAGCACGAGATCTCTTCAGTGCTCAGCCAGTTGCGGTCCAACGGGAAATCCCTGTTCATCACCTCGGACAGCATTGCCGAGTGTGAAGTCCTTTGCACTTACCTTGCCATTATGGCCCATGGCAATCTCTGTTGTATCGGTAACGCGCCCTATTTAAAGACCCGCTTCAATAGGggtatttcaattaaaattcaggTTGCAACAAAAGATGAAATGGACGaaattaataatgatttcgatgaattatacataaatttctcaagagcaacaacaacaagtttaAGCCCCATGGCATCCGCGTCCTCATCTAACAGAA ATGGGAGCGTAATCACAGCAAAAGCAGatgaggaagaagaagaatcgTCATTGGATAAAGGTGTGCAAgtgaaaatgaagaaaaaacccagaataaagcaaaaaccaTCAGCTAAAAGAAATACGCCAGCATCAGAAGaagatatttttatagaaaagcAAACAGAAAGGGGAACAATAATAGTGAAGAGGAAAAAAACTTCGGCAATATCCGCAAcggaaaaaacaataaaacatgCGGGAAGTAGTCTTCTCAATATTTATATCGCAACGGATGACAGAAATgaatatagtaaaataataaagactGTGGAAAGAAGGTTTAGGATTAATTTTCCCAACAGTTATGTCAC AGAAAGATTCATCATTCGAGGCTTGGTAACTGTCATAATACCAGAGGATCCAGAAAATGATTTGCTGTGGTCCGAAATTTTTCAATTCGTGGAAGATAATCGAACCGATTTACAGATAAAACATTACTCAATAAGTGAGACAACACTCGAGGATATATTCCTCAACTTTGCACGCAATTGA
- the LOC117572747 gene encoding 40S ribosomal protein S18 — MSLVIPEKFQHILRIMNTNIDGKRKVGIAMTAIKGVGRRYSNIVLKKADVDLTKRAGECTEEEVDKVVTIISNPLQYKVPNWFLNRQKDIIDGKYSQLTSSNLDSKLRDDLERLKKIRSHRGLRHYWGLRVRGQHTKTTGRRGRTVGVSKKK, encoded by the exons ATG TCGCTCGTCATCCCAGAGAAGTTCCAGCACATTCTTCGTATCATGAATACGAACATCGATGGCAAGCGCAAGGTTGGCATTGCCATGACCGCCATTAAGGGTGTTGGTCGTCGCTACTCCAACATTGTGCTGAAGAAGGCCGATGTGGATCTTACCAAGCGCGCTGGTGAATGCACCGAGGAGGAG GTCGACAAGGTTGTCACCATCATCTCGAACCCTCTGCAGTACAAAGTGCCCAACTGGTTCCTTAACAGACAGAAGGATATCATTGATGGCAAATACTCGCAACTGACATCCTCCAACTTGGACTCCAAGCTCCGTGACGATTTGGAGCGCTTGAAGAAGATTCGCTCTCACCGCGGTCTGCGTCACTACTGGGGCCTCCGTGTCCGTGGTCAGCACACCAAGACAACTGGTCGCCGTGGTCGTACCGTTGGTGTGTCCAAGAAGAAGTAA